In Musa acuminata AAA Group cultivar baxijiao chromosome BXJ2-3, Cavendish_Baxijiao_AAA, whole genome shotgun sequence, the following proteins share a genomic window:
- the LOC103977801 gene encoding PRA1 family protein B2-like has translation MASAAPPILPVSSAGGGGGAATASAPAISVPALRLFLSRLSDSARRSLAHRRPWSELLDRTAFARPDSLSDAASRLRKNLAYFRVNYLALLAAALALSLLSHPFSLLLLLALLAAWAFLYLFRPADAPPLVLFRRPFSDREVLAGLVLITLLVVFLTSVGSLIVSALTVGAAIVCVHGAFRLPEDLFLDEQDPGGPAGGLLSFLGGAPASSGPAVLV, from the coding sequence ATGGCATCCGCTGCGCCGCCCATCCTCCCCGTGTCCTCcgcgggcggcggcggcggggccgCCACTGCCTCCGCCCCAGCGATCTCTGTCCCCGCCCTCCGCCTATTCCTCTCCCGGCTCTCCGACTCCGCCCGCCGCTCCCTCGCCCACCGACGCCCCTGGTCGGAGCTCCTCGACCGCACCGCCTTCGCCCGCCCGGACTCCCTCTCGGACGCCGCCTCCCGCCTCCGCAAGAACCTCGCCTACTTCCGCGTCAACTACCTGGCGCTCCTCGCCGCAGCCCTCGCCCTGTCCCTGCTCTCCCACcccttctccctcctcctcctcctcgcgctCCTCGCCGCCTGGGCCTTCCTCTACCTCTTCCGCCCCGCCGACGCCCCCCCGCTCGTCCTCTTCCGCCGCCCCTTCTCCGACCGCGAGGTCCTCGCGGGCCTCGTCCTCATCACCCTCCTCGTCGTCTTCCTCACCTCCGTCGGATCCCTCATCGTCTCCGCACTCACGGTCGGCGCCGCCATCGTCTGCGTCCATGGCGCCTTCCGGTTGCCGGAGGACCTCTTCCTGGACGAGCAGGACCCGGGGGGGCCCGCCGGCGGCCTCTTGTCGTTCCTCGGCGGGGCCCCGGCCTCCTCCGGCCCCGCCGTCCTCGTCTGA